In a single window of the Pseudogemmatithrix spongiicola genome:
- a CDS encoding PAS domain-containing hybrid sensor histidine kinase/response regulator: protein MPLAGLGLALVSTGPDGSIRSANSLFGSLTGLSRAQQANRTLQSLFADDNDPLLVKSFVAALQSGHVDAAEFLCQGPGETRFWADVTATPRGADERLVIIRDVTARRAADTALGKIPSHDRLLMERVQAGIVIHKASTEILYANAKATELLGVTHHTVLGAVNTDPRWNFVDEHGQTLPIDEYPVGRAVRTREVVRHQLLGLRRDSDGKEIWILCNAYPVTDASGEVTEVVVSFNDVTKLKQAEQALQRSEERLQLILRGSSDAPWDNDFEHGEAYYSPRWYEMLGYVPGELQDDPDAWSHVIHPEDRPRVLAELQRYLDDPTVDAYEIEFRFVHKTGRAVYALSRAVILRDAEGRARRVAGTNSDITERRALELRLRQSQKMEAIGQLAGGVAHDFNNLLAVINGNLELLRQGVGGPEEAAELVRDALAAADRGAKLTRRLLAFSRQERLEPTAVTVVDTLHGVASILRRVISATIKVDVDCPSEMPQVLVDPGLLENALLNLAINARDAMPDGGQLTLSARAVELRATSDDPGTDSGGLTGSYVQINVRDTGVGMPEEVLAHATEPFYTTKPVGQGTGLGLAMVYGFARQSGGEMSIASSPGAGTTVTLLLPVAPKSATSAAAPPRDEPAPPRTREETVLLVEDDHSVRRTCIRALQRMGFTVHDAEDGPSALRLASTLPRIDLVLTDVIMPGGMSGPDLVSAIRSGRPDIPVIYMSGYHADILDAESTRADFHLLNKPFTIAMLQAAMDRVLPRLAT from the coding sequence TCTGCCAGGGGCCCGGCGAGACGCGCTTCTGGGCCGATGTCACCGCGACGCCGCGCGGTGCCGACGAACGGTTGGTCATCATCCGCGACGTCACGGCCCGTCGCGCGGCCGACACGGCCCTCGGCAAGATTCCCTCGCACGACCGCCTCCTCATGGAGCGCGTGCAGGCCGGGATCGTCATCCACAAAGCGAGTACGGAGATCCTCTACGCCAACGCCAAGGCCACCGAGCTGCTTGGCGTCACGCATCACACCGTGCTCGGCGCCGTCAACACCGATCCCCGGTGGAACTTCGTCGACGAGCACGGCCAGACCCTGCCAATCGACGAATATCCGGTGGGCCGCGCGGTGCGTACACGCGAGGTGGTGCGCCACCAACTCCTCGGCCTGCGCCGCGACAGCGACGGCAAGGAGATCTGGATCCTCTGCAACGCCTACCCGGTGACCGATGCCAGCGGCGAAGTCACGGAGGTGGTGGTCAGCTTCAACGATGTCACCAAGCTCAAGCAGGCCGAGCAGGCGCTCCAGCGCTCGGAGGAGCGGCTGCAGCTCATCCTGCGCGGCTCGTCGGATGCGCCGTGGGACAACGACTTCGAGCATGGCGAGGCCTACTACTCGCCGCGCTGGTATGAGATGCTGGGGTATGTGCCCGGCGAGTTGCAGGACGATCCCGACGCCTGGAGTCACGTCATCCATCCGGAAGACCGCCCGCGCGTACTCGCCGAGCTGCAGCGCTACTTGGATGATCCCACAGTCGATGCGTATGAGATCGAGTTCCGCTTCGTCCACAAGACGGGGCGTGCCGTCTACGCCCTGTCGCGCGCCGTGATCCTGCGCGACGCCGAGGGCCGCGCCCGACGCGTGGCCGGAACCAACAGCGACATCACGGAACGCCGTGCGCTGGAGCTGCGGTTACGGCAGTCGCAGAAGATGGAAGCCATCGGGCAACTGGCCGGCGGCGTGGCACACGACTTCAATAACCTCCTCGCGGTCATCAACGGGAACCTCGAGCTGCTGCGCCAGGGCGTGGGCGGTCCGGAGGAAGCCGCCGAGCTGGTGCGCGACGCATTGGCCGCCGCCGACCGCGGAGCCAAGCTGACGCGCCGGCTGTTGGCGTTCTCACGGCAGGAGCGCTTGGAGCCAACCGCCGTCACGGTGGTCGATACGCTGCATGGCGTGGCGTCCATCCTGCGCCGCGTGATCAGCGCCACCATCAAGGTGGATGTGGACTGCCCGAGTGAGATGCCGCAGGTGCTGGTGGATCCCGGCCTGCTCGAAAACGCGTTGCTCAACCTCGCCATCAATGCGCGCGATGCCATGCCTGACGGAGGCCAGCTGACGCTGAGCGCGCGCGCCGTCGAGCTCCGGGCCACGTCCGACGATCCGGGCACCGACAGCGGCGGGCTCACCGGTTCCTACGTGCAGATCAACGTGCGGGACACGGGCGTGGGCATGCCCGAGGAAGTGCTCGCGCACGCGACCGAGCCGTTCTACACCACGAAGCCCGTCGGCCAGGGCACGGGACTCGGCCTCGCGATGGTGTATGGCTTCGCCCGGCAGAGCGGCGGCGAGATGTCCATTGCGTCGTCGCCGGGCGCGGGCACGACGGTGACCTTGCTGCTCCCCGTCGCGCCGAAGTCCGCGACGTCCGCCGCGGCGCCACCGCGTGACGAGCCCGCGCCGCCGCGCACGCGAGAAGAGACCGTCCTGCTGGTGGAGGACGACCACAGCGTGCGGCGCACCTGCATCCGCGCGTTGCAGCGCATGGGCTTCACCGTGCACGACGCCGAGGACGGTCCGTCGGCGCTGCGTCTGGCGAGCACGCTGCCGCGCATCGACCTCGTGCTCACCGATGTCATCATGCCCGGCGGAATGTCCGGCCCGGACCTCGTGTCGGCCATCCGCTCCGGCCGTCCGGACATTCCCGTCATCTATATGTCAGGCTACCACGCCGACATCCTGGATGCGGAGTCCACGCGCGCGGATTTCCACTTGCTGAACAAGCCGTTCACCATCGCGATGCTGCAGGCGGCGATGGATCGGGTGTTGCCGCGCCTCGCGACCTGA